A stretch of DNA from Malus sylvestris chromosome 9, drMalSylv7.2, whole genome shotgun sequence:
tacttAACAAAAAATGACCGCATGATATAGGATGAATATGTGAGATCATGGGATCCTTAGGATGGCTAGGAAAAAGGATCCTTTTCCGGTTGGAGAGCTCCTTCTGGCGGACTTGCGCAAACATTACACCAATTGGGCAATTAGCATGACGACCAATTTTTTATACTTGGTTGCAAAAATGATCAGGTTTATCTTTGTTGTGCAGTTGTTTGAGTACACATTATACGATATCATTATCAAAACTGATTATTTATGCaactaaatctcaaaatttgatTTTCGAAGAGGTTAATTTTCTTGTCGGTGTGTGGGTTCAAATTCGGTAGGCCGACCTTAAAACACAATCTTCATTAAGCAGGATACACTCAAATTGTACCAATTCACGGTTTCTCGTCACACAACAGATGTTTTTGAATGCTCAGATTGTACCAATTCAAAACATGTGAAACAACAGCAATGTTTTTCTTTAAGGCAGATATATGAAACACATCATAGATACTACTAGATAGGTAAGGTGGAAGAGCTAATCTATAAGAAACCTCACCATCACCagctagcttcaaagcttcgaAAGGTCCAATAAAACGGGGAGCAAGTTTTTTGCCGTTGCCAAACAGTTTAATTCCATAACATGGCTTAACCTTAAAGAACACACGGTCTCCAGACTCCAACCTCTACGTTCGGTGATTGCCTTCTTTGTTTAGCATGACTTTTCAAACGGCTTTTGGGTTGTGTAGACTGTTTCTCTGTTTTGATAGCCTCCCTAACAAAGTCAGCAcaccaaagaaaataaataactgaTCGAAACTTCGTTAGCTTTTGCATACCCTACTTACAGAAGATGATGTATTTTTAAAACTAGTGGGGCACAACATAGCCAATTTATATATTTCATATTTGCATTTTGTTTAATCAGTGGGAAGTAACAATAATATGCAGGTAAACAAGTTGTATTGATCCATCGAGCAATCGGCATGCTTTTGAATCAATTCCTCAAGCGAAACATATAACTCGGTCTtttataaaacataaaataaaaaactgattTAAGTTCTACTAACTTCACCATCAATGATTGATACGAACAAGTGGAAGTGTAGAATCTGTGACAGAACTAGTAACCTACAGTATGACAAGCAAACGAatttgatgcttctttgaaaTACCTACAGCTTTCAGCAAAATTAGTAACTCGACAGTGATCTTGTATTTTGAATCAGATGGGGTGCATTGGTTTGAATGGATTCATCAAGCAAGGTACATTTTACTAGATGCAAATATATGCCTACAAACTTCACCTTGGCTAATTGAcatgaacaagagaaaatgcaAAACATATGCAGCAGAAAACAACCAATTACtatagaacaagccaattacAGTTTATCTAGAATTGGTCTCTATAATTTTCAAACAACGGGTTTTTTGTAGTTTTAAAAGTGTTCAAGCAGAATTTCTCTCTTATTTTTTGCCAAATGCTCATGCAGAATTGACATCCTAAAcgaaagttagaattttaagtAACACACACATGTGGAAATGACCAATTACAATTTATCTAGAATTGGTATCTACAATTTTCAAACAACTGGTTTTTTATGTAGTTTTAAAAGTGCTCAAGCAGAATCTCTCTTTATTTTTCGCCAAATGCTCATGCAGAATTGACTTCCTAAATGAAAGTTAAAATTTTAAGTAAcagcacacacatatatatgtatatgggtGGGTGTACATGGTGGAAGTAGATACACTCACCCAGAAGCTGATGTTGATGTTTCAGGTTTATCTGTTAGACTGAGGGACGATAGCGGCTTTGAAAGGAACTCCACAGGATCAGCTTCATGGTAACTACTAGAATCCACCGGCCATCTCATTGGAATAGCAGTGCCCTTATCAATACATTTGTGTTTGCAACGATTCATCGTATCCACTGTATAACTCCCAAAAATGACGTCAAGACGCTTTGCTAGTCTAGGTATATCTGAAGATGTCACGATAGCCCAAACCTTCATCACCTGAATGTAATCTGAATTCTCTTGAATAATATCCACAGTCCAAATGAGATTCAGCAGCCTATTGACTTTATACGTCTCTAACAGTTGAGAAGAAGTCCCGTCATGAACTATCATTCCCTTAGCCTTGTGTGCTTGACGCCATCCACTTGAAAGCTTCGTTAGTAGATTAAACACTTCTCGTTGAACCCAATTGTCTTTTATCTTTACTATGGATTTCTCAAATTGATCAGTGAAGCAAACCTATATGGAATAGATTGACATACAATATTGTAACAACCGAACATCACACTGCATTTTACAAtgtaaaaaagaagaaattttcTTTAGACAGGGTTGATCTCCTTTCGTTCTCCTCATATAATTTACAGATGTTCTTCCTCTCCATCTTTAGAAATTTACAGAAAGTTAAGTAATAAAAAATCTACAGCAAATTAACAGAAAACTTTTGTAGGCCATGACGTTGTTTAGTTTAGAACAGCAACAtatagaaaataattaaatggacGAATAGCAGCATACCTTCCATCTTGCATTTTTGAACAGCAGAGATTCAATATTAAGTAGACCATGAAATTGGTCAAGCTCCAGCAGGGCAATGGCAATAGCCTGTGCCAAGTTCTTGTCCTCGTCAGCATTGTGAAAACAATTGCGTCCCTTGGCATCAAGTACTAGCTTCGTCCAGATAGAGTCACTGTTAACCAAGGTCGACGCACTCCCCAATATCCAAAGACAATACCTACACAGACACAATCAAAACCACTAAATTCAAAACCTCCAGTAACTCAGACATTCCAAATTAAGCTGCAGCATGAATGATTCTACGTAACGTAATTCTATAAAAGTACTACCGTGCACGTGTAAGTGCAACATTTGCCCTTTGACGGTTGGACAAGAAACCAATTGAACCATTCACATTACATCTGACAGTGGAGATAATTATCACATCCTCTTCACCACCTTGGAACCCATCAACAGACCGCACATTTACGGAGAATCGAGCGTCACAATTTTTACTGTATTTTTTCACCCTCTCTTGAATTGCATAAACTTGAGCCTTGTATGGTGATATGACTCCAATACTAACCTTCTTCTTTGTGCCGATGAATTCTGtagccaagaaaaaaaaattaataagaactagtttttttgtatatttatatacaaacTTCCTACGATAATTCTCAAAATAAACATATCAATGAGGTTAGACAACAATAGAAATACCTTTGTAAAGTCTTGCAACTATCTCAGAGACCACAGCAACCTCCAACATATTTTTCCGACTATGACCATGATCAAATTCATCTTTTCCATTGGCTACATTTATGAAGGAGTAGGATTGGTACATCTTTCCCTCAAGGAAGCGCCTCTCATAGCTTCTTTCAGTGACATTCGGACCATCTAATATCTGATTGTTATAAAACTCCATTTTCGGAAATAAGCTGATGGATGGATGCATCCTATATTGGATATTGAGAAGATGCTTCCCGTATCCCAACATTGTCATCCTTTCGAACAAACTTCTTCCAAACTCAGCCGCTGCCGCTTTCTAATGATATGATCCAATTCATTATTATGATATTACAATAATATACAAGTTATTATAGTCATTTGAAAAAGTAAAGAACACGAAGGATAAAAGTAACACCTCGCTTATAACCATAGCAGGGAGTTGCCGCTCATCTCCTATTAGAATAGCATGGCGGAGACCAGGCAGTTGTAAAGGAATTGCGGACTCACATTCTTTAAGCTGAGCAGCTTCATCAACGACTAACAATTCCAGTGGTCTCTTCGCTGATGCGTTGTGCAATTTGGCAGAAGAAGATGCAGTACAAAATATTAAGCAAGCATTTTGCAAGCAGAAACTTCTTATTGAAGGAGGGCTAATAATTTCTGGGACACTGAATTCCTGAGGAAGCAGCTTCAGTTTACAAACACACTTTTTTCCCAACTGTGTAAAGCAACAGGCAATGCTTCCTGAAACTTTGAAATCTTTTAGGACTAAATTTAAACCTTCCTTAGCAACACTGATACTATGCATGGAAGATTTAAAGGACTTGAGCAAACCCAAAGCTTCAACCATGTCCTTCACCACCTTCAGTGAAATGCAAGAAGTTGGTAAGTGAGTGTGCAAATTTACCATACAAATCTTCAGTGGCTCAAAAATTGAATCAAATTCTTTCTTCACAAACTCCTCAAACGTCAATGGATCATCCTCTTTTACACTTTCGGTGTTTCCTTTAGTACCCTTCCCATTTCCTTGAGCACTCTCTTTGTGTTTTTCTGCTCTCTTCATGTTTTTCTTCTGATTTCCTTGAGCACTCTCTTTGTGTTTTTCTGCTCTCTTCGTGTTTTTCTTCTGATTTCCTTGAGCACTCTCTTTGTGTTTTTCTGCTCTATTCatgtttttcttctcatttactTGAGCACTCTCTTTGTGTTCTTCTGCTTTCTTTTGCAAATACAAAGAGTACTCTTCTTCTGGTTCCTCAAGTAGACGTATCATTGATCTTAACAGATGCTTCCATCCTGACAAGGGCGCCAAACACTTGATCAGGATTTTAATACGATGATCAAGAAATACCTCAAGAAGGTCAGCCTTATCATCAACCTTCATTCGCTTCTTGTTCCCAAAGAGAACTATATCTCCAAGTCCGTACTTTCCAAACTCAAGTGACCGATTAACCAAACTCCTGAGCCTGGCTGCAACTTCTAACACCGCAATATTGGTAGGAGCACATGTTAGTGTTCTGCACTTGAGCATAAAGAGGGCAAAGAGAGACAGACTGACTGTCTTTGTCTTCCCAGTACCTGGAGGACCCCAAATTAATTTGACATCATTCTGATGATGGCATTTACTCAAACCAATAAAGTTTAAAACTGCAGCTTCTTGGGAGTCATTTAGATTGTGAGAGGAAATAGTGGGCCAAATGGTAGAAAGGGCGGGAGAGCACCTTTGTATGGGAGAGCAAGTAGTACAAGAACTCACAACCTGTACAGAAAGAAACATAACATTTGGCGAGGAACTAATGTGAATTGTGAAGcttaaaaataaatgaattgTTGAGAGAATGAATATGAGTCCAAAGACAGATACATACATATGAATTGGGTTGCAGAactttcttaataatatttgtgTTTCCCTCTTTTGATTTCAAAGCACACCACACGCGAAGATTTGTTGTCATGTTC
This window harbors:
- the LOC126582118 gene encoding uncharacterized protein LOC126582118; this translates as MEKTNVSNKKEVTDKKAFLDLVFSWSLSDVLNNKLYKNQVPRIPETFLNVTSYLKSFVPSLIEETHADLLSNMITELSHAPTCEILTLECSKGHKNPQNLVYDIAYKIDTEADQKHNGLMYEPQVGDLIALTDVKPKCIDDLNRFPRHYVAAYVSKVPDPEEFPDAHEFTILSSKPIDYGEQDGQKSKRQKHFAVYLMNMTTNLRVWCALKSKEGNTNIIKKVLQPNSYVVSSCTTCSPIQRCSPALSTIWPTISSHNLNDSQEAAVLNFIGLSKCHHQNDVKLIWGPPGTGKTKTVSLSLFALFMLKCRTLTCAPTNIAVLEVAARLRSLVNRSLEFGKYGLGDIVLFGNKKRMKVDDKADLLEVFLDHRIKILIKCLAPLSGWKHLLRSMIRLLEEPEEEYSLYLQKKAEEHKESAQVNEKKNMNRAEKHKESAQGNQKKNTKRAEKHKESAQGNQKKNMKRAEKHKESAQGNGKGTKGNTESVKEDDPLTFEEFVKKEFDSIFEPLKICMVNLHTHLPTSCISLKVVKDMVEALGLLKSFKSSMHSISVAKEGLNLVLKDFKVSGSIACCFTQLGKKCVCKLKLLPQEFSVPEIISPPSIRSFCLQNACLIFCTASSSAKLHNASAKRPLELLVVDEAAQLKECESAIPLQLPGLRHAILIGDERQLPAMVISEKAAAAEFGRSLFERMTMLGYGKHLLNIQYRMHPSISLFPKMEFYNNQILDGPNVTERSYERRFLEGKMYQSYSFINVANGKDEFDHGHSRKNMLEVAVVSEIVARLYKEFIGTKKKVSIGVISPYKAQVYAIQERVKKYSKNCDARFSVNVRSVDGFQGGEEDVIIISTVRCNVNGSIGFLSNRQRANVALTRARYCLWILGSASTLVNSDSIWTKLVLDAKGRNCFHNADEDKNLAQAIAIALLELDQFHGLLNIESLLFKNARWKVCFTDQFEKSIVKIKDNWVQREVFNLLTKLSSGWRQAHKAKGMIVHDGTSSQLLETYKVNRLLNLIWTVDIIQENSDYIQVMKVWAIVTSSDIPRLAKRLDVIFGSYTVDTMNRCKHKCIDKGTAIPMRWPVDSSSYHEADPVEFLSKPLSSLSLTDKPETSTSASGEAIKTEKQSTQPKSRLKSHAKQRRQSPNVEVGVWRPCVL